The Legionella lansingensis DNA window GAAAATATCAAATTGCGTCGTCTGGAAAGAATGTCTTCTGATGGTGTGATAGGTCACTATCTACACGGTACACGTATTGGTGTTATGGTGGCAATGAAAAACGGTGACGAAACGCTTGCTAAAGATATTGCTATGCATGTTGCAGCCAGCCGTCCTATGGTTGTCAACCGCGATCAAGTATCTTCCGAAGCCATTGAAAATGAACGTGAAATCTTTACGGCGCAAGCGCGTGAAAGCGGTAAGCCACAAGACATTATCGATAAGATGATTGAAGGCCGCATTAATAAATTTGTAGATGAAGTTAGTTTGCTTGGACAGCCTTATGTGAAAGATCCAAACAAAAAAGTCAGTCAGTTATTAAAGGAAAAAAATGCTGAGGTGGTTTCATTTGTCCGCTTTGAGGTGGGTGAAGGTATTGAGAAAAAGGAAGATAATTTTGTTGAAGAAGTAATGGCGCAGGTCCGTGATTAATGATGAGTGAGAATCAACCACAATTAAAATACAAACGCATCCTGTTGAAATACAGTGGCGAAGCCTTGATGGGTAAAGTGCAGTTTGGCATTGACCCTTCAATTCTTGATCGTATGGCCAAAGAGGTCGCTGAGCTTATTAGCATGGGAGTGGAAGTTGGTATTGTCATCGGTGGTGGCAATTTGTTTCGTGGCAAGGCGTTATCGGAAGCAGGTCTTGGTCGCGTCACCGGCGATCATATGGGGATGCTTGCAACGGTAATGAATGCTCTTGCTCTGCGTGATGCTCTGGAGCGCATTGATTTGCCAGCACGTATTATGTCTGCTATTCCCATACTTGGAATTGTGGATCCTTATCATCGACGCAAGGCAATTACTCACTTGCGAAATGGGCATGTGGTGATCTTCGCTGCAGGTACTGGCAATCCCTTTTTTACTACCGACTCAGCGGCTTGTTTGCGCGCGATCGAAGTAGGCGCAGATGTTGTTTTGAAGGCCACCAAAGTAGATGGAATTTACTCAGCAGACCCTATAAAGAATCCTCAGGCCATTCGTTATGATTATTTGACATATAAGCAAGTATTACGTGAAGGGTTGGAAGTAATGGATTTAACAGCCATTTGTTTATGCCAGGATCACGGTATGCCTTTGCAGGTATTTGATATGGCAATTCCAAATGCGTTAAAGAAAATCGTTCTCGGTGAAAGGGTTGGAACCATAGTAGGAGCAAACCATGATCAATGATATTAAGCAGGATGCTGAAAAGCGGATGAAAAAATCGATTGATACTTTGCGCAATGAGCTAACAAAAATTCGTACGGGTAGGGCTAATGTCAGTTTGTTGGATCATGTCCATGTTGATTACTACGGAAACCCGACACCTTTGAATCAGGTGGCCAATGTAATCGTCAGTGATTCTCGCACGTTGCTGGTAACACCTTGGGAAAAATCAATGGTGGCGGCAGTTGAGAAAGCCATCTTAACGTCTGATTTAGGGTTAAATCCTGCCACCGCTGGTAATGCTATCCGCGTCCCAATGCCTCCTTTAACCGAAGAGCGGCGTAAAGAGATGATCAGGGTTGTACGCAATGAAGGTGAGCAAGGACGAGTAGCGATTCGTAATGTTCGCCGTGATGCTAACAATCACTTGAAAGAATTAGTTAAATCTAAGGAGATCTCGGAAGATGACGAGCGTCGTGCCATGGAGGTTGTCCAAAAATTAACAGATAAATACATCGCTGAAGTAGATGCGATGTTACATGAGAAAGAAAAAGATCTCATGGAAATTTGATTGCGGTTCCTATTCCCTCTCCACCGCGCGTAGCGTGATGGAGAGGAGTGAGTCACCTCACCTCACCCACACATCCCCATTTGCTATCCCAAAAAACTTGCTTAAGTTTTTTATGATCGTTTAGTTTATCCACTAGATTGGCTACAGATTCATTTTTCGATGCAAAAACAATAATGTTAGCTGATTTTCGCACCGGTACAGCCAATGTAGCGTTTACGAAACTCTTTCTGATTAATTGGAATAATTCCCATTGTTCATTGCGGTTTGCCAAGTTAACGGCGAGTATGCCTTCGGGTGACAAGATCCTTTTGCAATTGTCAAAAAAACACTCGGTATTACAATGTTCCGGGAAGCTATCCCCACTAAACAGATCCACTAATACATGCTCAAACTGTCTGTCAGATTGTTCCACAAAGAGGTTGGCATCCTGGTGAATGATTTCGATGTGCGATAAACGATCCAGCATGAAAAAACGCTTGGCGATGTTAATGACATCGATATCATGTTCAACAATGGTAAGCTTAAGGTTATTTTTATATGGGGACAATGCGTGAGCGGCGCCACCCCCACCTAACCCTAACATACAACAGGTTGAAGGTTTGATGCGTACGAAGACAGTGAGGGGTTTAATATAATAAAGTCCAGGCCAATGAGGATAATATCTATTTATGAGCGTTTGCAATGCACTGCTGTTAAATTTTAACCAGCGAAATAAAAAATTCTGGTAAACCTGAGCTCCACAAGGGGATTGATAAATGCATCTCCCACAGAATGTTTTCCACATAATTAGTTGTTTATCTCACGCTGGAAAGGGTAAATAGACCCGAGTTTTAGGATATTGCTCAGTTCATCCAGAGCGGTAAAACACTCATCAATAAACAAGGGATCGCCTAATTCAGTGGCGTGTAGTTGCGAGCGATAGTGACGATTGATCCAAGCTTCGAGCGTGGCTAATAATTCTTCATTGATTAGAATCCCTTGATGCATTGCTGCGAGTTCTTTTTCCCCCAAAGGCACTCGCAAACGTAGACAGGCAGGGCCACCACCATTGCGCATACTTTGTTTAAGATCGAGGTAATGGACCTTTACAATAGGATTTGAACCATCAGCGATTAAAAGGTTAATTAACTCTTGTGCACGCTGACTTTGCTCGCATTCCTTAGGTGCAATTAACACCATCTGCTTTTTTTCATCTGTCCCAGGTAAGCTAAGTAGCTGAGAGTTAAAAAAATAAGTGCTCACTGCTTCTGCAACCGTTAATTGTTCAGCTTTAATTTCGATGATGTTGACTGAAAAATTCGCTTTAGCTTCAATTTCCTGCAAAACCTTTGCTTGTTCTAGCCAGGCCTCTTCATGAACCAATAAAACAGATTCATTTGCGACTCCAATCACATCATTGTGGAAAACGCCTTGATCAATGGTTTGCGGCTTTTGACAAGCAAAGATGATTTTCTGTGGATTTAACAAATGTGCTCGTGCAACAGCTTCAGACGCTTCAAGTGTTTGTCTTGCGGGATATTTAACAGGACCAGACTGACGAACGGTACTAAGCCCTCGCTTACCGTAAACAAATAAGCAAATAGCTGAGCTTCCATGGTGTTGACACAGCCTGTTGTGATTAGCAGCTCCCTCGTCACCGGTCATCGTACTTTTGGGCAGTACGGGGTGATGTTGGAAATAACGAGGATCCGCAAAAATACGTTGTAATAAATGGCTGGAGAAAGCTGCTTCTTGATGCCGATGTAAATTACTAATCAAATTGGCCGCAGTGAAATGCACACGTCCATCCTCAGTATCTAGGCTTGAGGACACGGTGGCAGCATTTGCTGCCCACATGCTTGAGGCTGAATAGCAGGCGCTAAGAAGTTCTGGAGCATCGTACAGTGCTTTTGTAACTTGCTGAGCAGGAGGGCCGGTGAA harbors:
- the tsf gene encoding translation elongation factor Ts, which encodes MMSISASLVMQLRERTGAGMMECKKFLTMTNGDIEQAIIEMRKAGQAKADKKADRVAAEGIIVIVREAHGKTGVMLEINSETDFVARDENFTHFAQKVGETALASGVTDIKALADQTLAGSNITVEQARQELISKIGENIKLRRLERMSSDGVIGHYLHGTRIGVMVAMKNGDETLAKDIAMHVAASRPMVVNRDQVSSEAIENEREIFTAQARESGKPQDIIDKMIEGRINKFVDEVSLLGQPYVKDPNKKVSQLLKEKNAEVVSFVRFEVGEGIEKKEDNFVEEVMAQVRD
- the pyrH gene encoding UMP kinase, which codes for MMSENQPQLKYKRILLKYSGEALMGKVQFGIDPSILDRMAKEVAELISMGVEVGIVIGGGNLFRGKALSEAGLGRVTGDHMGMLATVMNALALRDALERIDLPARIMSAIPILGIVDPYHRRKAITHLRNGHVVIFAAGTGNPFFTTDSAACLRAIEVGADVVLKATKVDGIYSADPIKNPQAIRYDYLTYKQVLREGLEVMDLTAICLCQDHGMPLQVFDMAIPNALKKIVLGERVGTIVGANHDQ
- the frr gene encoding ribosome recycling factor, which produces MINDIKQDAEKRMKKSIDTLRNELTKIRTGRANVSLLDHVHVDYYGNPTPLNQVANVIVSDSRTLLVTPWEKSMVAAVEKAILTSDLGLNPATAGNAIRVPMPPLTEERRKEMIRVVRNEGEQGRVAIRNVRRDANNHLKELVKSKEISEDDERRAMEVVQKLTDKYIAEVDAMLHEKEKDLMEI
- a CDS encoding spermidine synthase; this encodes MWKTFCGRCIYQSPCGAQVYQNFLFRWLKFNSSALQTLINRYYPHWPGLYYIKPLTVFVRIKPSTCCMLGLGGGGAAHALSPYKNNLKLTIVEHDIDVINIAKRFFMLDRLSHIEIIHQDANLFVEQSDRQFEHVLVDLFSGDSFPEHCNTECFFDNCKRILSPEGILAVNLANRNEQWELFQLIRKSFVNATLAVPVRKSANIIVFASKNESVANLVDKLNDHKKLKQVFWDSKWGCVGEVR
- the astB gene encoding N-succinylarginine dihydrolase, which produces MQAFELNLDGLVGPTHHYAGLAAGNLASINNALSFSNPKAAALQGLAKMRLLYEMGLKQALLPPHQRPNLHLLYQLGFTGPPAQQVTKALYDAPELLSACYSASSMWAANAATVSSSLDTEDGRVHFTAANLISNLHRHQEAAFSSHLLQRIFADPRYFQHHPVLPKSTMTGDEGAANHNRLCQHHGSSAICLFVYGKRGLSTVRQSGPVKYPARQTLEASEAVARAHLLNPQKIIFACQKPQTIDQGVFHNDVIGVANESVLLVHEEAWLEQAKVLQEIEAKANFSVNIIEIKAEQLTVAEAVSTYFFNSQLLSLPGTDEKKQMVLIAPKECEQSQRAQELINLLIADGSNPIVKVHYLDLKQSMRNGGGPACLRLRVPLGEKELAAMHQGILINEELLATLEAWINRHYRSQLHATELGDPLFIDECFTALDELSNILKLGSIYPFQREINN